The following are encoded in a window of Amaranthus tricolor cultivar Red isolate AtriRed21 chromosome 2, ASM2621246v1, whole genome shotgun sequence genomic DNA:
- the LOC130806171 gene encoding beta-carotene hydroxylase 2, chloroplastic-like, producing the protein MACGLSVSGSSQAQFLPPLPNSLTGPISVYLRPTRRQSLGYTATRREKRLTICFVLEERQLASFEIETESRSTSTSGKDEGYVNITTIDTENGDRQIAAARLSEKLARKRSERFTYLVAAVMSSFGVTSLAIMAVYYRFYWQMEGGEVPVTEMLGTFALSVGAAVGMEFWARWAHKALWHASLWHMHESHHKPREGPFELNDVFAIINAFPAIGLLSYGFFHKGLLPGLCFGAGLGITVFGMAYMFVHDGLVHKRFPVGPIAKVPYFRRVAAAHQLHHTDKFNGVPYGLFLGPKELEEVGGLEELEKEISRRIKLSKGSSR; encoded by the exons ATGGCCTGTGGGCTCTCCGTCTCCGGCAGTTCCCAGGCCCAATTCCTCCCTCCTCTGCCCAATTCCTTAACCGGACCAATATCCGTTTACCTCCGTCCGACCCGCCGTCAATCATTGGGTTATACGGCGACGAGGAGAGAGAAACGACTCACAATTTGCTTCGTTCTTGAAGAACGTCAGTTAGCGAGCTTTGAAATTGAAACAGAGAGTAGAAGTACAAGTACTAGTGGTAAAGATGAGGGATATGTTAACATTACCACTATTGATACTGAAAACGGTGACAGACAAATTGCAGCCGCTCGATTATCAGAGAAATTAGCAAGGAAGAGATCTGAACGGTTCACTTATCTTGTTGCTGCTGTTATGTCTAGCTTTGGTGTTACTTCCTTGGCTATCATGGCGGTTTATTACCGGTTTTATTGGCAAATGGAG GGAGGAGAAGTGCCTGTAACTGAAATGTTGGGTACTTTTGCTCTTTCTGTTGGAGCTGCT GTGGGAATGGAATTTTGGGCAAGATGGGCACATAAAGCTCTCTGGCATGCTTCTTTGTGGCACATGCATGAG TCTCATCACAAACCAAGAGAAGGACCTTTTGAGCTGAATGATGTGTTTGCCATCATAAATGCATTTCCAGCTATTGGACTTTTGTCTTATGGATTCTTCCACAAAGGCCTTCTTCCTGGTCTCTGCTTTGGTGCT GGACTTGGAATAACAGTATTTGGGATGGCCTATATGTTTGTGCATGATGGTCTTGTTCACAAGAGATTCCCTGTTGGTCCCATTGCTAAGGTTCCTTATTTCAGAAGGGTAGCTGCTGCCCATCAG CTACACCACACAGATAAATTTAATGGAGTACCATACGGCTTGTTCTTGGGACCAAAG GAGCTAGAAGAAGTGGGAGGGCTTGAGGAGTTAGAGAAAGAAATTAGCCGTAGGATCAAGCTATCCAAGGGCTCATCAAGATGA